The following are encoded in a window of Mycobacterium vicinigordonae genomic DNA:
- a CDS encoding acyl-CoA dehydrogenase family protein: MTSAPVDVGQFRADLCAWLDEHDLTPGPDLSLQGHMRQFGRVSEALFDAGWMRYGWPVEVGGLGGPALLRAVVGEEVVGRRLAEPGPYSMLEVLAPTMIDYAPTELAAEMVPLLLSGREQWCQGFSEPGSGSDLASLTTRAVQDGDNWIVNGQKVWTSFAQYSSRCILLTRTAPGHDGITAFFVDMDTPGITVRPLRTMHDVDEFCEVYFDDVPIPSRRMLGRPGDGWRLAMDLLPFERSTCFWQRIAYLYSRFDALIEQAVERDDTSLGAAYLALHTLRCRSRVTQHRLAGGTRLGPDTSIDKVLLAGAEQKLYDTVRDLLPGTLELDDTAWRPEYLYSRAATIYGGTAEIQRNIIARRLLDLGKE; this comes from the coding sequence GTGACATCAGCACCGGTTGACGTCGGGCAATTCCGCGCGGACCTGTGCGCGTGGCTCGACGAGCACGACCTGACGCCCGGACCCGATCTTTCGTTGCAGGGCCATATGCGGCAGTTCGGCCGGGTCAGCGAAGCGCTCTTTGATGCGGGCTGGATGCGCTACGGCTGGCCAGTAGAGGTCGGCGGCCTCGGCGGACCCGCCCTGCTGCGCGCCGTTGTCGGGGAGGAAGTGGTCGGCCGCCGCCTGGCCGAACCGGGGCCATATTCGATGCTCGAGGTGCTGGCCCCCACGATGATCGATTATGCCCCAACCGAACTCGCCGCCGAGATGGTGCCGTTGCTGCTCAGTGGCCGCGAGCAGTGGTGCCAGGGTTTCTCCGAGCCGGGCTCCGGCAGTGATCTCGCGTCGTTGACGACACGTGCGGTTCAGGATGGGGACAACTGGATCGTCAACGGCCAGAAGGTCTGGACCAGCTTCGCGCAGTACTCCAGCCGCTGCATACTGCTCACCCGCACTGCCCCCGGCCATGACGGGATCACCGCGTTCTTCGTCGACATGGACACCCCGGGCATCACGGTGCGTCCGTTGCGCACCATGCACGACGTCGACGAGTTCTGCGAGGTCTACTTCGACGACGTGCCAATCCCGTCCCGCCGCATGCTCGGGCGGCCCGGGGACGGCTGGCGGCTGGCGATGGACCTGCTGCCTTTCGAGCGATCGACCTGCTTCTGGCAGCGCATCGCGTACCTCTACTCCCGCTTTGACGCGCTGATCGAACAGGCCGTCGAGCGTGACGATACCTCCTTGGGCGCAGCATATCTCGCGCTGCACACGTTGCGCTGCCGGTCGCGTGTCACCCAGCACCGACTGGCCGGCGGGACTCGACTGGGGCCAGACACCTCCATCGACAAGGTGCTGTTGGCGGGTGCGGAGCAGAAGCTCTACGACACAGTTCGCGACCTGCTGCCCGGGACGCTGGAACTTGACGACACCGCGTGGCGCCCGGAGTACCTGTACTCCCGAGCGGCCACCATCTACGGTGGCACAGCGGAGATCCAGCGCAATATCATCGCCCGCCGGTTGCTCGACCTCGGCAAGGAGTGA
- a CDS encoding acyl-CoA dehydrogenase family protein, whose amino-acid sequence MTADPELQLITESLRSAMLSSSGAKLDGALAELGWLDMLDEIPDTAVPLVFQLLGETGTQAPLLNDVVLRAAGLPGGGTVPMPYAGGSWVVWERSDQVASTLGGDLPIHRVAQRDSVPLAAGRRALGWWLVGCGRAMLSLARQHALDRVQFGRPIASFQAVRHRLAETFVAVEGAEATLQVASDHPDDLASLLAKAAAGQAALTAARHCQQVLGGIGFTAEHQLHRHIKRALVLDGLLGSSHELTREAGAIVRERGSAPRLAHL is encoded by the coding sequence ATGACTGCCGACCCCGAGCTGCAGTTGATAACAGAGTCGCTGCGTTCGGCGATGCTGTCTTCGTCGGGCGCGAAGCTCGACGGCGCACTGGCCGAGCTCGGCTGGCTGGACATGCTCGACGAAATCCCTGATACTGCAGTTCCTTTGGTGTTCCAGCTGCTAGGAGAAACGGGTACGCAGGCACCGCTGCTCAACGATGTGGTGCTGCGGGCCGCCGGGCTACCGGGTGGCGGAACCGTGCCGATGCCCTATGCCGGCGGGTCGTGGGTGGTCTGGGAACGCAGCGACCAGGTCGCGTCCACGTTGGGTGGCGATCTGCCAATACATCGTGTGGCACAGCGCGATTCGGTCCCGCTGGCTGCCGGGCGGCGGGCCCTGGGCTGGTGGCTCGTCGGCTGCGGCCGGGCTATGTTGTCGCTGGCTCGTCAACATGCGCTGGACCGCGTCCAATTCGGCCGTCCCATCGCTTCTTTCCAGGCGGTACGGCACCGGCTGGCCGAAACATTCGTGGCCGTCGAGGGCGCCGAGGCGACATTACAGGTCGCCTCGGACCATCCGGACGACCTAGCCAGCCTGCTCGCCAAAGCCGCTGCGGGCCAAGCCGCTCTTACCGCGGCCCGGCATTGCCAGCAGGTGCTGGGTGGCATCGGCTTCACCGCCGAACATCAACTGCACCGGCACATCAAGCGGGCGTTGGTGCTCGACGGGTTGCTCGGGAGCTCGCACGAGCTCACCCGGGAGGCGGGCGCGATCGTGCGCGAGCGGGGATCTGCGCCCCGCCTGGCGCACCTATAG
- a CDS encoding acyl-CoA dehydrogenase family protein: protein MQLSFDADVEEFRAEFVAFLDEHLPDEAEGFERPRSCSHLPKWAARWQRTLFDHGWLLPGNPPEFGGRNATLLQQYVYADELARRRIYRSFNPQGVGIIAASLLSFGTEEQKRRWAVPILRAEITASLGMSEPGAGSDLASLKTRAVPDGDHFVVNGQKVWTSGAHDADVLLTFVRTNSDAPKHKGISVFLIPTDTPGVVRRPFASVCDHDDVEFNEVFFTDARVPAENLVGKLDDGWRVATGSLGHERAMLWMDYANLLDQMAIDFTPHGVVERDRYATLVMDARAMQLLGSAAMAKAARGEEDVPAQSVLKLLGSEALQRASEDALNASGAAGLVHPAITAPFAPLDLDAHSGSWFDRYARSFAGTIAGGTSEIQRNIVAERILGLPRG, encoded by the coding sequence GTGCAGCTCAGTTTTGACGCCGACGTCGAGGAATTCCGGGCGGAATTCGTGGCATTCCTGGACGAGCATCTGCCCGACGAGGCCGAGGGATTCGAGCGCCCGCGATCGTGCTCTCATCTTCCGAAGTGGGCGGCCCGCTGGCAACGGACGTTGTTTGACCACGGCTGGCTGCTACCCGGCAACCCGCCGGAGTTCGGTGGCCGCAATGCCACCCTCCTTCAGCAGTACGTGTATGCCGATGAGCTGGCCCGCCGCCGGATCTATCGCAGCTTCAACCCGCAGGGCGTCGGCATCATCGCGGCATCGCTATTGTCGTTCGGCACCGAGGAACAGAAGCGACGCTGGGCCGTACCGATCCTGCGCGCCGAGATCACCGCTTCACTGGGGATGAGTGAACCCGGCGCGGGCTCAGATCTGGCATCGCTGAAAACCAGGGCGGTGCCAGACGGGGATCACTTCGTGGTCAACGGGCAGAAGGTCTGGACCTCCGGCGCGCACGACGCCGACGTGCTACTCACGTTCGTCCGCACCAACTCTGACGCGCCAAAACACAAAGGCATCAGCGTATTTCTGATCCCGACCGACACCCCAGGCGTGGTCCGTCGGCCGTTCGCGTCGGTCTGTGACCATGACGACGTCGAATTCAACGAGGTGTTCTTCACCGATGCGCGGGTGCCGGCCGAGAACCTGGTGGGCAAGCTGGACGACGGTTGGCGGGTGGCCACCGGGTCGCTGGGCCATGAACGAGCCATGCTGTGGATGGATTACGCCAACCTGTTGGACCAGATGGCGATTGATTTCACACCGCACGGGGTTGTGGAGCGCGACCGCTACGCCACATTGGTTATGGACGCGCGTGCGATGCAACTGTTGGGATCCGCGGCGATGGCGAAAGCCGCGCGCGGCGAGGAAGATGTGCCGGCGCAGTCGGTGCTCAAGCTTTTGGGGTCAGAGGCCCTACAGCGCGCCTCCGAAGATGCGTTGAATGCCAGTGGCGCAGCCGGATTGGTTCATCCGGCGATTACCGCGCCATTCGCTCCGCTGGACCTGGATGCTCACTCGGGCAGTTGGTTCGACCGGTACGCACGCAGCTTTGCCGGGACCATCGCCGGCGGCACATCCGAGATCCAGCGCAACATCGTCGCCGAGCGAATCCTCGGACTCCCGCGCGGCTAA
- a CDS encoding TetR/AcrR family transcriptional regulator produces MTTPSEEPAWKQRAVERSIKTAKLRAAQRVQRFLDAAQAIIIEKGSTDFTVQEVVDRSRQSLRSFYLQFDGKHELLLALFEDALSRSADQIRAATESHTDPLERLKVAVELLYEASRPDPTAKRPLFTDFAPRLLVTHPTEVKVAHAPLLALLTELTEAAAAAGKLRADVNPKRAAAMTMQTVMFIAQSSGGTDDATVKPISADEVWDFCSRGFAGK; encoded by the coding sequence GTGACGACCCCCAGCGAAGAACCCGCCTGGAAGCAGCGCGCCGTAGAGCGGTCCATCAAAACCGCGAAACTGCGTGCAGCGCAGCGCGTCCAGCGCTTCCTGGACGCCGCGCAGGCGATCATCATCGAAAAGGGCAGCACCGACTTCACCGTCCAGGAGGTCGTGGACCGTTCGCGACAGTCGCTGCGCAGCTTCTACCTGCAATTCGACGGCAAGCATGAGCTGCTGCTAGCTCTGTTCGAAGACGCCCTAAGCCGCTCGGCCGATCAGATCCGCGCCGCCACCGAAAGCCATACCGATCCCCTAGAGCGACTCAAGGTCGCCGTCGAATTGCTCTATGAGGCGTCCCGCCCGGACCCGACGGCCAAAAGGCCACTCTTCACCGACTTTGCGCCGCGTTTGCTAGTTACCCATCCCACAGAGGTCAAGGTCGCACACGCGCCGCTGTTGGCGTTGCTCACCGAACTCACCGAGGCCGCGGCCGCGGCCGGCAAACTGCGCGCCGACGTCAACCCCAAACGGGCGGCCGCCATGACCATGCAGACCGTGATGTTCATCGCACAATCCAGCGGTGGCACCGACGACGCGACGGTCAAACCCATCTCCGCGGACGAGGTTTGGGACTTCTGCTCACGCGGATTCGCGGGCAAATAA
- a CDS encoding cytochrome P450 has product MTVSAANDVYFDPYDVELNADPYPMFRRLREESPLYYNEQHDFYALSRFADVDDALVDYQTFSSARGAILELIRANIDMPPGVLIFEDPPVHDIHRKLLSRMFTPRKINDLEPKIREFCARSLDPLIDTGRFDFVTDLGAQMPMRVIGMLLGVPEEDQEAARDFANAQMRTEAGKPMEVSAENMLNGEFFGQYIDWRAEHPSNDIMTELLNAEFEDETGTVRRMRRDELLTYVTVVSGAGNETTTRLIGWAGKVLAEHPDQRRALVENPALIPAAVEELLRYEPPAPHVARYVTRDVDYYGQTVPEGSVMMMLIGAANRDHRQFPPDGDVFDIRREPRQHLTFSVGTHYCLGSALARLEGRIALEEILKRFPEWDVDLTEAKLSPTSTVRGWETMPAVIG; this is encoded by the coding sequence GTGACAGTAAGCGCAGCCAATGATGTCTATTTCGACCCCTACGACGTCGAACTCAATGCCGACCCCTACCCGATGTTTCGGCGCCTACGGGAGGAGTCGCCGCTCTACTACAACGAGCAGCACGACTTCTACGCGCTGAGTCGGTTCGCCGATGTCGACGACGCGCTCGTCGACTACCAGACCTTCAGCTCTGCTCGGGGCGCAATTCTCGAACTCATCCGGGCCAACATCGACATGCCACCGGGGGTGCTCATCTTCGAGGACCCGCCGGTGCACGACATCCACCGCAAGTTGTTGTCCCGCATGTTCACGCCACGCAAGATCAACGACCTCGAGCCCAAAATCCGTGAATTCTGTGCTCGCAGTTTGGATCCGCTGATCGACACCGGCAGATTCGACTTCGTCACCGATCTCGGCGCACAGATGCCGATGCGGGTGATCGGCATGCTGCTGGGTGTTCCCGAAGAAGATCAGGAAGCCGCAAGGGATTTCGCCAACGCGCAGATGCGAACCGAGGCGGGCAAGCCGATGGAGGTCTCGGCCGAGAACATGCTCAACGGCGAGTTCTTCGGTCAGTACATCGACTGGCGCGCCGAGCATCCGTCCAACGACATCATGACCGAGCTGCTCAACGCCGAGTTCGAGGACGAGACCGGCACCGTACGCCGCATGCGCCGTGACGAACTGCTCACCTACGTCACCGTGGTGTCCGGGGCAGGCAACGAGACCACCACTCGGCTGATCGGATGGGCCGGCAAAGTTCTTGCCGAACACCCGGATCAGCGGCGCGCCCTGGTCGAGAACCCGGCGCTGATTCCCGCGGCCGTCGAGGAACTACTGCGCTACGAACCGCCGGCTCCGCACGTGGCACGATACGTAACCCGCGATGTCGACTACTACGGCCAGACCGTGCCCGAGGGCAGCGTGATGATGATGCTGATTGGTGCGGCCAACCGTGACCATCGCCAATTCCCGCCCGACGGTGACGTTTTCGACATCCGTCGCGAGCCGCGCCAGCACCTTACGTTCAGCGTCGGCACCCATTACTGCCTCGGGTCGGCGCTGGCACGCCTGGAGGGCCGCATCGCACTCGAGGAGATCTTGAAGCGTTTCCCCGAATGGGATGTCGACCTCACCGAGGCCAAGCTTTCCCCGACGTCCACTGTGCGGGGTTGGGAAACCATGCCGGCCGTAATCGGCTGA
- a CDS encoding mycofactocin-coupled SDR family oxidoreductase yields MAGRVEGKVAFVTGAALGQGRSHAVRLAQEGADIIAVDVCKRVVETSPIPAATPEDLAETADLVKGLNRRIFTAEVDVRDYDGLKAAVDAGVEQLGRLDIIVANAGIGNGGDTLDQCSEHDWQEMIDVNLSGVWKTVKAGVPHLVSGGNGGSIILTSSVGGLKAYPHCGNYVAAKHGVVGIMRSFAVELGHHMIRVNSVHPTHVSTGMIMNEGTWKMFRPDLENPGPDDMAPICQMFHTLPVPWVDAQDISNAVLFLASDEARYITGVTLPVDAGSCLK; encoded by the coding sequence ATGGCAGGTCGTGTGGAAGGCAAAGTCGCCTTCGTCACCGGGGCCGCGCTCGGTCAGGGCCGCAGCCACGCGGTTCGCTTGGCGCAGGAGGGCGCCGACATCATTGCCGTCGACGTCTGCAAGCGAGTCGTGGAGACCAGCCCCATCCCGGCGGCGACGCCCGAAGATCTGGCCGAAACCGCCGATCTGGTCAAAGGTCTCAATCGACGGATCTTCACCGCCGAGGTCGATGTGCGCGACTACGACGGGCTGAAGGCCGCCGTGGACGCCGGCGTGGAGCAATTGGGTCGGCTGGACATCATCGTTGCCAATGCGGGCATCGGCAACGGCGGGGACACCCTGGATCAGTGCAGCGAACACGACTGGCAGGAGATGATCGACGTCAACCTTTCCGGCGTCTGGAAGACGGTGAAAGCCGGTGTACCGCATCTGGTCTCGGGCGGCAACGGTGGCTCGATCATCCTGACCAGCTCGGTCGGCGGGCTCAAGGCCTACCCGCACTGCGGCAACTACGTCGCCGCCAAGCACGGCGTGGTCGGCATCATGCGCTCGTTCGCGGTCGAATTGGGACACCACATGATTCGGGTCAACTCCGTGCATCCCACGCACGTCAGCACGGGCATGATCATGAATGAGGGAACATGGAAGATGTTCCGGCCGGACCTGGAGAACCCGGGCCCTGACGACATGGCCCCAATCTGCCAGATGTTCCATACGTTGCCGGTTCCGTGGGTGGACGCACAGGACATCAGCAATGCGGTGCTCTTCCTCGCTTCCGACGAAGCCCGCTACATCACCGGGGTCACCCTGCCTGTCGATGCGGGAAGCTGCTTGAAATAG
- a CDS encoding SDR family NAD(P)-dependent oxidoreductase produces MSSFEGRGAVVTGGASGIGLATATEFARRGARLVLADVDGPGLEQSVAHLRGQGLDAHGVLCDVRHLEEVVRLADESFRLLGQVDVVFSNAGIVVAGPIAEMTHEDWRWVIDIDLWGSIHAVEAFLPRLLDQGNGGHLVFTASFAGLVPNAGLGAYGVAKYGVVALAETLAREVKGNGIGVSVLCPMVIETKLVSNSERIRGADYGLASTPEVTGSFGPLPAQDQTVNVEEFARLTADAILANRLYVLPHEASRASIRRRFERIDRTFDEQAAEGWRH; encoded by the coding sequence ATTTCTAGCTTCGAGGGGCGCGGAGCGGTCGTCACCGGCGGTGCGAGCGGGATTGGGTTGGCTACCGCCACCGAGTTCGCCCGCCGTGGCGCCCGACTGGTGCTTGCCGACGTCGACGGACCGGGATTGGAGCAGTCCGTCGCCCACCTGCGCGGGCAGGGGCTCGACGCGCACGGCGTGCTGTGCGATGTCCGGCACCTCGAGGAGGTCGTGCGCTTGGCCGACGAGTCGTTCCGGCTGCTCGGCCAGGTCGACGTCGTGTTCAGCAACGCCGGCATCGTGGTGGCGGGCCCGATCGCGGAGATGACGCACGAAGACTGGCGCTGGGTGATCGACATCGACCTGTGGGGCTCAATCCATGCCGTTGAGGCGTTCCTGCCGCGGCTGCTCGACCAAGGTAACGGTGGTCACCTCGTATTCACCGCGTCGTTCGCCGGACTGGTGCCCAACGCCGGACTGGGCGCATACGGCGTCGCCAAATACGGCGTCGTTGCCCTGGCCGAAACCTTGGCCCGCGAGGTGAAAGGCAACGGCATCGGCGTCTCGGTGCTGTGCCCGATGGTCATCGAGACCAAGCTGGTGTCCAACTCCGAACGAATCCGCGGTGCGGATTACGGGCTGGCCTCGACGCCGGAGGTGACCGGATCGTTCGGGCCGCTGCCGGCGCAGGACCAGACCGTCAACGTCGAGGAGTTCGCCCGCCTCACCGCCGACGCTATCCTGGCCAACCGGCTGTACGTGCTACCCCACGAAGCCTCCCGCGCCTCAATTCGCCGCCGCTTCGAGCGCATCGACCGCACCTTCGACGAGCAGGCCGCCGAGGGCTGGCGACACTAG
- a CDS encoding SDR family NAD(P)-dependent oxidoreductase, whose translation MIDPSDILLTGRVAVVTGGGTGIGRGVAAGLAAFGAKVAIWERNPESCHDAAESSGALGVTTDVRDSGQVDAALQRTISELGVPTILVNNAGGTFSSPLLETSENGWDALYRANLRHVLLCTQRVARELVAAGLPGSIMAVTSIEGVRAAPGYAAYAAAKAGVVNYTKTAALELARHAIRVNAIAPDITMTEGLAQLAGQTATPSVGAVVPWGRAGDVDEIASTAVFLASGMSTYITGQTIHVDGGTHAAGGWFRDPVTGEYRLGPA comes from the coding sequence ATGATCGACCCTTCCGACATACTGCTCACCGGCCGCGTCGCGGTGGTCACCGGTGGAGGAACGGGCATTGGTCGCGGTGTGGCCGCGGGCCTGGCGGCATTTGGCGCGAAAGTGGCTATCTGGGAACGCAACCCGGAAAGCTGCCACGATGCGGCCGAATCGAGCGGCGCACTAGGAGTCACCACCGACGTGCGCGACAGCGGTCAGGTCGACGCGGCACTGCAGCGCACGATCTCCGAACTCGGTGTACCGACGATCCTGGTCAATAACGCAGGTGGGACGTTCTCCTCGCCGCTGCTGGAGACGAGCGAAAACGGTTGGGATGCACTGTATCGCGCCAACCTGCGGCACGTGCTGTTGTGCACCCAGCGGGTTGCGCGAGAGTTGGTCGCTGCTGGCCTGCCCGGCAGCATCATGGCGGTAACCTCCATTGAGGGTGTACGCGCCGCACCGGGTTATGCGGCCTATGCCGCCGCGAAAGCCGGGGTGGTGAACTACACCAAGACCGCCGCACTGGAATTGGCTCGGCACGCCATCCGGGTTAATGCGATCGCCCCCGACATCACCATGACCGAAGGTCTGGCGCAGCTCGCAGGACAGACCGCCACCCCATCCGTGGGTGCCGTCGTGCCCTGGGGTCGTGCCGGTGATGTCGACGAAATCGCAAGCACCGCAGTATTTCTCGCGTCGGGGATGTCGACGTACATCACCGGTCAGACCATTCACGTCGACGGTGGTACGCACGCCGCCGGCGGCTGGTTCCGTGATCCGGTCACCGGCGAGTACCGGCTGGGGCCTGCTTAG
- a CDS encoding CaiB/BaiF CoA-transferase family protein codes for MATEQEGAQGRWRKEEAVVAESPLTGFAVIDFSSGIAGAYCSKLLADGGADIVKIESPEGDPLRTWSASGARIEPGADGALFSFLAGSKLSVVANPADDADLELVETLLASADAVVWSGGSKVAEHQSFTPEQIRDRHAHLIVTAITPFGRLGPWSQRAATEFTLQAWSGGIIGLGRGVADRAPVFVGGQVGEYLAGAYASAATLAAHFARHGRLIDLSILEAEILGLTYYPVTYHEMLGRPWRDTRRRTVPGVAAAQDGLVDLGCGTAQQWFDLCAMVGHPEWIDEDSPLSITEQANVHADEIYAWVRSHCVDDIRELAKAFRIPSAPVANGANAPALDHFVARESFQRNPRDGFTQPGHPYRMSPARLRPPGPAPRLGEHNTRHRRVQPPRQAPATSAKSLPLSGLRVLDMTTFWAGPSCTHFLAMLGAEVIHVESTRRPDGTRLIAGIPVAEELWWEKSPIFAALNTNKKGLTLDLQNPRGRDLLRRLIPTCDVIAENFTPRVLDQIGVDWSAVQDLRQDAVLMRMPGFGLDGPWRDNPAFAYVIESASGVSWLTGYPDLTPFEPYSVGDPNAGIHAVNALLLALEHRRRTGQGVLVEAAMVDAALNVAAEQVIEYSAYGRLLERAGNRGPTAAPQNLYRTNEIDEFGRLDSWVAIAVATDEQWCELRRALGSPSWATDPTLRTAAGRRAQQGRIDQELAEWCAQQTGDQIVAALWDAGVPVAKVMQPHRQTELAQLAARGFFELVDHPVNGPARLSTVPMRLSEGPDRFHVQPAPLLGQHNRELLAELGVDEREIAELEADGVIGQAPA; via the coding sequence ATGGCGACTGAGCAAGAAGGCGCGCAAGGCCGATGGCGGAAAGAAGAAGCGGTAGTGGCCGAATCTCCGTTGACGGGCTTCGCGGTGATCGACTTCTCCAGCGGGATCGCCGGTGCCTACTGCTCTAAGCTGCTCGCCGACGGCGGCGCAGATATCGTGAAAATCGAATCACCGGAGGGTGATCCGCTGCGGACATGGTCGGCGTCGGGTGCGCGCATCGAGCCGGGTGCCGACGGCGCGTTGTTCAGCTTTCTGGCGGGGTCGAAGCTTAGCGTCGTCGCCAATCCGGCCGACGATGCCGACCTCGAACTTGTTGAGACGCTGCTGGCCTCCGCCGACGCTGTGGTGTGGTCGGGCGGATCGAAAGTGGCCGAGCACCAGTCGTTTACCCCGGAGCAGATTCGGGACCGGCATGCACACCTCATCGTCACGGCGATCACACCGTTCGGTCGGCTCGGACCGTGGTCGCAGCGCGCGGCCACCGAATTCACCCTGCAAGCCTGGTCCGGTGGCATCATCGGGCTTGGCCGAGGGGTTGCCGACCGCGCCCCGGTGTTCGTCGGCGGCCAGGTCGGCGAGTACCTGGCGGGCGCCTACGCCAGCGCCGCCACCCTCGCGGCACATTTTGCACGCCACGGACGGCTGATCGACCTGTCCATACTGGAGGCCGAGATCCTGGGTCTCACTTACTATCCGGTGACCTACCACGAGATGCTCGGCCGACCGTGGCGCGATACCCGGCGTCGGACCGTGCCGGGAGTCGCCGCCGCACAGGACGGGTTGGTGGACCTCGGCTGCGGCACCGCGCAGCAATGGTTCGACCTGTGCGCGATGGTCGGGCACCCGGAGTGGATCGACGAGGACTCGCCGCTGTCGATCACCGAACAGGCCAACGTGCACGCCGACGAGATCTACGCCTGGGTGCGCAGTCACTGCGTCGACGACATCCGCGAACTCGCCAAAGCGTTCCGGATACCCAGCGCCCCAGTCGCCAACGGCGCCAATGCTCCGGCGCTGGACCATTTCGTGGCACGCGAGAGCTTCCAGCGCAATCCCCGCGACGGATTCACCCAGCCCGGCCATCCCTACCGGATGTCACCGGCGCGACTGCGCCCACCGGGCCCGGCGCCCCGACTCGGTGAGCACAACACGCGGCACCGGCGCGTTCAGCCGCCCCGACAAGCGCCAGCCACATCCGCAAAGAGCCTGCCGCTGAGCGGGCTTCGCGTGCTCGACATGACAACTTTCTGGGCGGGCCCGTCCTGTACCCACTTCTTGGCGATGTTGGGCGCGGAGGTGATTCATGTCGAATCCACCCGGCGGCCCGACGGCACCAGGTTGATCGCGGGCATACCGGTCGCCGAAGAACTGTGGTGGGAGAAGTCGCCGATCTTCGCGGCGCTGAACACCAATAAGAAAGGTTTGACACTCGACCTGCAGAATCCGCGTGGCAGAGACCTGCTGCGCCGGCTGATTCCCACCTGTGACGTGATCGCGGAGAACTTCACGCCGAGGGTGCTGGATCAGATCGGGGTGGATTGGTCGGCGGTGCAGGATCTTCGGCAGGATGCGGTCCTGATGCGGATGCCTGGCTTCGGGCTGGACGGGCCGTGGCGGGACAACCCGGCCTTCGCCTACGTCATCGAGTCGGCTTCGGGAGTGAGCTGGTTGACTGGCTACCCTGACCTCACGCCCTTCGAGCCATACTCAGTCGGCGACCCCAACGCTGGCATCCACGCCGTCAACGCGCTGCTGCTGGCTTTGGAACACCGGCGCCGGACCGGGCAGGGAGTGCTGGTGGAAGCGGCGATGGTGGACGCGGCGCTCAACGTCGCCGCCGAACAGGTCATCGAATACTCCGCCTACGGCAGGCTGTTGGAACGCGCCGGCAATCGCGGGCCCACGGCGGCCCCGCAGAACCTCTACCGCACCAACGAAATCGACGAGTTCGGTCGCCTCGACAGCTGGGTCGCCATCGCGGTCGCGACCGACGAGCAGTGGTGCGAACTGCGAAGGGCGCTCGGATCGCCTTCGTGGGCTACCGATCCGACGCTTCGCACCGCCGCGGGCCGCCGTGCACAACAGGGCCGGATCGACCAGGAACTTGCCGAATGGTGTGCGCAGCAAACCGGCGATCAGATCGTGGCCGCGCTGTGGGATGCCGGCGTCCCGGTGGCCAAGGTCATGCAGCCGCATCGCCAGACCGAACTGGCCCAACTGGCGGCACGGGGTTTCTTCGAACTTGTCGACCATCCGGTCAACGGCCCGGCACGGCTCAGCACCGTGCCGATGCGGCTGTCTGAGGGTCCGGACCGATTTCACGTCCAGCCCGCACCTCTACTGGGACAACACAACCGCGAGTTGCTGGCCGAGCTGGGCGTCGATGAACGCGAGATCGCCGAGCTGGAAGCCGACGGCGTCATCGGACAGGCACCCGCATGA